The following is a genomic window from Strongyloides ratti genome assembly S_ratti_ED321, chromosome : 1.
CGTTTAATTTTGTTGGACAAAAGCCActctttattaaatattggGATTAAGttgaattttaatattattttatgatgtGCAGGCAAGGGTATCGTATAGGTTTTTCTCCTAAAGAGTTGAAAAATGTGATTCTTTCAACTTATAATACATTGAATCATATACTAAAAATagaattagttttttttgttattatttttttatttatatttccaTCGATTGATTTtttgtacattttttttacctttttttaaaatagaatttattctttttagttgggtattaaaaatgaacaTAGAACTTCTTAAGAAGCTTCAAGCAAACGCTGATAACATCCGAATTGGAGGAAAAGGAACTGCACGAAGAAAGAAGAAGGTTATCCACAAAAGTGCAGCAACTGATGACAAAAAACTTCAAGGATGCCTCAAAAAAATTTCCACCACAAATATTCCTGGAATAGAAGAagtatgtttatttatttttaggaatatttatttttatttattaggTTAACATGATCAAAGATGATGGATCAGTTATCCATTTCACTAATCCAAAAGTTCAAGCTTCTGTTGGTGCCAATACTTTTGCCATAAGTGGAGCTGGAGAAAACAAACgtaagtttaaaatttaaatttattttaaaataatttttttttaaagaaatcaCTGAAATGCTTCCATCTATATTAAACCAATTGGGACCAGAGTCTCTTGCTCATCTTAAGAAATTGGCTAATAATGCTACTAGTCAATTCAAAGCTCCTGAAGAAGACGTTCCTGAACTTGTTGAAAACTTTGATGAAGCGTCAAAAGAAGAAGCTAAAGAACAAGAATAAAACATTCAGAGAAATCGCCAGAACATGgctttacaaaatatttgatcTTTAAGAGAAGCATCCCTCTAATTGTTAttgtttttctaaataatattcattgttttaAACAtcttagaaaaaatataattagttAAATGCCccctttttttaatgttattgtGGAGCTCTGTATCGATacatattattgttaaaatttgtttatttatgattttgaaattttctttatttacaTGCAAATTAAATAACCGAAATTTGAAGATAAAATAACTTCTTATTTCGTAACtggtttcttttttttttcatttacaaaatatCTTCTATAagttgaaaataaaattgaaccAAAGGCTATTACTAGTCCTACTAAACCAATAATAGAAAGTCCATGATTAAAGTATAAAGATGAAAGTACTATGGATATAATTTGTCTAATTGTCATAATTACAGCAAATACAATTGGTCCAAATCTTTCAATTgtcatataaataaatatcttaaatagattattatttagatatactttttttaaacaaaccTGTCCTATTGATCCAGATAAAGATAGTAAAAAAGTATCACGGGCAAAAGTGTGATGTGATACCATAAATTCAATACTactaaaaaaagttgattGTTCTAGTAGTGAAACTGTACATAAAACAGCactaaataaattaactCCGAGCATCATTTGATATTTAGATAATTTAGGTCTCGTATCAAATAACTGTTTTTGcttatttaatgtatatgCATCAAAACCTAAATATCCTGCCATTAATATTATTCCAGATATTGTTGTTGTATGTTCTGTTAAACTTGTTGAAGTAGCCTTATTttgagataaaaaaaaaatagctGCTCCAAATGCAAGACAAAATGCCATTGCATAATCTtcttttgaatatttttcttttcttaataatCTACCCATAATCATTGTTGGTATAACTTTTGATGCTTTACATACAGTTTGTGTTGGAAAtgatacaaattttaatgcTTCATATTGACACCATGAAGACAAAGTATTTGACAATGATATATAtgaatgataataaaatggTGGAACATGTGGAGGTTGCCTTCTTCTAATACATAATAATATGGcacaacaaaaaaataaggCAACAATTCTATTGCACAAAACTAAAAATTGAGCATCTccaaatttttcaataattgcTTCATTACCTATAACAGAATATCCCTGTgtcataattttttcttgtaTAAAACccataataacaaaatttgatTGAATACCAAgagaataaaataataatattaaacaatcatcaaaaaatttcctcctttcattttttgtttctttttcctctttaaattcatttttattattttttacatttgtTTCATTACCTCCTGTTAATGAATATTCTGGTTGACCAACAGCAAAAAATCTAAGTACCttccaaaaaatattatcaccCCTATAATCTGGtctagataaaaattttctcctaataaattttactaatatAATACATGGTATAATCACAGTACTATATCCTAAAAGTATAAGAAGAAACCTAACGACCCAAATATTTtccattaaatatttaagatCTCCTTTTGTCAATGCTTCGCCAATGGACGATGTATATGAATGAGTTACGGATGATACCAATTCCTTATTTGTTGACATATGAtcctaaaataaatatatttattaactataacaataattttttttatttattaataatagattatattttttaaagtacaaAACAAAAAgctattttctaaaatatgaaaagtgacagttaaataaattttatgttgattagtataatatatttataggaTGTTGATTAAAAAGATTTGTATAATGAGGAATACATTTAATGACCTGAATCCACTAGAACGataaaatcattataaattaatatacgTATAAAGGTAATGATTTAAcagataagaaatatttaaataatctttaataaactttttttttataatttaagcAAATTTATTACAGTAGTGTAGCTTTTCACAAAGAAGATTgcattattttgataaatctcgtttttatactttataatatttatttaattttgtttttgaacacgctttaaaagtataaatctaataatttttattgcaTAATGGCTTAAAGCAATATTTGCACATTCTACTTAATTAGGAAACATAAGATCGTGTTTtattagtattattaaaattattcctgtataaaaaaaaattttataacaaaaaaaaaataataataaatgttccATTTggttttacattttttaataattttaaaaaaattgtaaataaataaaaaaaaaaagacaaaaattatatctattattgaaaaaataatattttttttgcattatttaaatgttattccATTACACATTCTATTAAAAGGAAAGACGGAAGAAAATCGTATAAATCTATGGAGAAAAAAGAAAGTCATTCAACTAGATTTTAATGactattatagaaaaaaaatttttgataaatagcATTCCTGTTCTTAATTGAACATTTCAACGTACCTTAGATCATTAGTCGTTATCTAATAAGACAATATATTAGTATATTGAGAATAGAATATTTTGGctttacaattaataaaagttaaagtCTGCTTTATTCtcatgaaatatttttatcagcGATTTATAACgcataaattttaattatatacaCCAGGTGCATTTGTATAAACGacatttaaaaacattaaatattgatcatggattaaaacaaaaaaaaaaaaatttaaacaaataatgtTGTAATTATCTATCACCTTCTGTTTGTTTTTCTTTCCATCTTTTAGCAGCTTCAAGTAATTTGAAGCCacctttatttatttgatctTGAGCAAAGACATATTCAAAGTACTCTTCCCATCCTGCATCAATTCCATCAGCTGTCTGAATTTGCCttcttttcttaattttCTTAGGCATTAAAGCTTTTATCTTATTCTTAGATTCAGTATCACCATGACGTTTTTCAAATGTACGCCAAGCTTTAAGAAGTGTAATACGATCTTCTTTCTTACCATTAAGTAAAGCTGTATTTGCACGATCATACACCTCTctactattttttattttaccaaTAGATGTTTCAAATTCAGCATATGTAAGccaaattttaatgttattagcAAGTTTTAATAAACGTTCAAATAAAAGTCTtgcattattataattttcttgtTGAATTTCAAAATCAATATAAGCTTTCCATAAAGCTTCAGGCATATCTAGTTGAGGTAATTTTACAGCTGTATCAAATATACTACGAGCTCTATCAATTTCATCTAATAATGTTTCTAATTCAGCATATTTAATCCAAATATTTGGATTTTCAGGAGAAAATTCAAGCCATTTTGTATACAACATTCGACAACGATCAAATtcttgtaattttatttcagtttcaatataactattaaacaatttattctTTGGACATTGTCCAATAGCTCTTCCCATAATTTTACGATACCCATCTAAATTATCATGACGTAATTCAAATTCTGCAAACATAATCCATACTTTAGCAAAAGTAAACTCTTTATGTGGTATTAAttcaatacattttttataaattttcctCGTTTTTTCTAAATCATTCATCGTCAATTCAACATAAATGGCATATTTTAtccataaatatatatacctTCTCCAATCTCTTTTTTCACATGATGGAGGACACCAGGAAATAGCTCTTTCAAAACTGTCAATAACCTCATCATGTGTCTGACTAAATTGACATATAAGCTTTAAATAATCAAACCAAGCATCATAATTATATCCATTTTCctcaatttctttttcatatatattttttcttttaataaaaacagtATTTTCAATGTCACTAATTGTACCATGACGTTTTTCAACTTTCGtataaagattaaaaatttcaccTGTTTCATCTTcaggtaaatttttaagagaAAATTGACAAATAGTACGAACACGttcaatttctttttgtCTTTCCTCAAATTTGGCAAATTCTGATAGTAAATATCCAGAAACATGTTCCTGGAAATAATTTACAGCACTTTCAAATACTTTTCTGGCTGTATCAATAGCTCCACAACTTTCTTCATACTTAGCATATTTTACccaatttttttctatatctCCATGAATATGTAAAAATCTTTGATATATGTTTGCTACTTTATCATGTTCTTTATAAcgtttttcaaaatttatatatgtttgCCAAGCCTGCTCATCTGGTTCAGTTTCCATCCACCTTTCAAAGACAGTCCTAGCTCCTGGAATATTGCCAATAGTTTCTTCTAACAAAGCATATTTTGTCCAAAATTGAGAATTTCTTGGAAGAATAAGGACTGCTCtatcatatatatttcttgCATGATTAACCTGTTTATTTTTGCATTCCATTTCGGCATATTGTAAATATAGTGTTGGATTTGTTGGAAATTGTGATAAAGCACGTTCATATACATTTCTAGCACGTTGTATTTCACCAATAGATATTTCAAATTTAGCATATTTTGTCCAATTATTTAACTGGATAcgattttttctaatatcatcttcatattcttttcttttttttctataatgtTCAGCTAATTCCTCTTCATCTGTTATTTTTGGAGCTTTTCTTTTTGTAGGAACATCAAGTTGCCTAGATTGTGCTTCTCTAATTATTTGTTCTGCTGTAATTTGAATTGGAGCTGGGGCCTAAATGAAATGTTTTAATtggtaataatatatttgtattttaaattataaacttaccttgtttttaactttaaaagcTTTATTAGGTAGACCAGATGATTTATTAGTATTTTCAGTATCACCCATATCTCTTACTTATATTGTAActacttttaaaaactaaaCAAATTCAAATATTAGTGAATTGGAGAAGTATGTATTTTGTGCCACCATAACAATTGCCATTGCTTAAAAGTTCAACATTAATGTCATTTCCTCCAAATATGTAATTACTAgctaatttatatttttataatatttagatcaaacattaaaattataaataaataatttgtttttcaataataataatattattattgttattttaaaatggcatactaaaaatataattatcattatctAGGATAACAATTGAATGATtctgtttttatatatattgacCAGTGAAATAGTATTTATTTACTGTAG
Proteins encoded in this region:
- a CDS encoding Adenosine 3'-phospho 5'-phosphosulfate transporter 1, with the protein product MFLNVVYTNAPGITTNDLRIICQQIRNWRKFLSRPDYRGDNIFWKVLRFFAVGQPEYSLTGEEKETKNERRKFFDDCLILLFYSLGIQSNFVIMGFIQEKIMTQGYSVIVLCNRIVALFFCCAILLCIRRRQPPHVPPFYYHSYISLSNTLSSWCQYEALKFVSFPTQTVCKASKVIPTMIMGRLLRKEKYSKEDYAMAFCLAFGAAIFFLSQNKATSTSLTEHTTTISGIILMAGYLGFDAYTLNKQKQLFDTRPKLSKYQMMLGVNLFSAVLCTVSLLEQSTFFSSIEFMVSHHTFARDTFLLSLSGSIGQIFIYMTIERFGPIVFAVIMTIRQIISIVLSSLYFNHGLSIIGLVGLVIAFGSILFSTYRRYFVNEKKKKPVTK
- a CDS encoding Protein crooked neck, with product MGDTENTNKSSGLPNKAFKVKNKAPAPIQITAEQIIREAQSRQLDVPTKRKAPKITDEEELAEHYRKKRKEYEDDIRKNRIQLNNWTKYAKFEISIGEIQRARNVYERALSQFPTNPTLYLQYAEMECKNKQVNHARNIYDRAVLILPRNSQFWTKYALLEETIGNIPGARTVFERWMETEPDEQAWQTYINFEKRYKEHDKVANIYQRFLHIHGDIEKNWVKYAKYEESCGAIDTARKVFESAVNYFQEHVSGYLLSEFAKFEERQKEIERVRTICQFSLKNLPEDETGEIFNLYTKVEKRHGTISDIENTVFIKRKNIYEKEIEENGYNYDAWFDYLKLICQFSQTHDEVIDSFERAISWCPPSCEKRDWRRYIYLWIKYAIYVELTMNDLEKTRKIYKKCIELIPHKEFTFAKVWIMFAEFELRHDNLDGYRKIMGRAIGQCPKNKLFNSYIETEIKLQEFDRCRMLYTKWLEFSPENPNIWIKYAELETLLDEIDRARSIFDTAVKLPQLDMPEALWKAYIDFEIQQENYNNARLLFERLLKLANNIKIWLTYAEFETSIGKIKNSREVYDRANTALLNGKKEDRITLLKAWRTFEKRHGDTESKNKIKALMPKKIKKRRQIQTADGIDAGWEEYFEYVFAQDQINKGGFKLLEAAKRWKEKQTEGDR
- a CDS encoding Nascent polypeptide-associated complex NAC domain-containing protein — encoded protein: MNIELLKKLQANADNIRIGGKGTARRKKKVIHKSAATDDKKLQGCLKKISTTNIPGIEEVNMIKDDGSVIHFTNPKVQASVGANTFAISGAGENKQITEMLPSILNQLGPESLAHLKKLANNATSQFKAPEEDVPELVENFDEASKEEAKEQE